The following proteins come from a genomic window of Trifolium pratense cultivar HEN17-A07 linkage group LG4, ARS_RC_1.1, whole genome shotgun sequence:
- the LOC123924346 gene encoding uncharacterized protein At2g37660, chloroplastic-like yields MAASSQNTVLVTGAGGRTGQIVFKKLKEKRDQYIARGLVRSEESKQKIGGADDVFIGDIKNAESIVPAVQGVDALVILTSAVPQMKPDFDPTKGGRPEFYFDEGAYPEQVDWIGQKNQIDAAKAAGVKHIVLVGSMGGTNPNHPLNSLGNGNILVWKRKAEEYLANSGVPYTIIRPGGLLDKDGGLRELIVGKDDELLGTETKTIPRADVAEVCVQALNYEETKFKAFDLASKPEGAGEPTKDFKALFSQITSRF; encoded by the exons ATGGCCGCTTCATCTCAGAACACTGTTCTTGTTACCGGAGCTGGTGGTCGCACAG GACaaattgtgtttaaaaaattaaaagagaagCGAGACCAATATATTGCCAGAGGTCTGGTTAGATCCGAAGAAAGCAAACAGAAAATTGGTGGTGCAGATGATGTTTTCATTGGGGATATCAAAAATGCCGAAAGTATTGTTCCTGCTGTTCAAGGTGTAGACGCTCTCGTAATTCTCACTAGCGCTGTCCCACAAATGAAACCCGATTTTGATCCAACCAAAGGTGGAAGGCCTGAGTTTTATTTTGATGAGGGTGCTTATCCTGAACAG GTTGATTGGATTGGGCAGAAAAATCAAATAGATGCTG CTAAGGCTGCAGGAGTGAAGCATATCGTGTTGGTTGGGTCTATGGGTGGAACAAACCCTAACCATCCTTTGAACAGTTTAGGAAACGGAAATATATTG GTTTGGAAAAGAAAAGCTGAAGAATATCTGGCCAATTCTGGCGTTCCATACACAATCATAAG ACCTGGCGGCTTGCTTGATAAAGATGGAGGTCTTCGGGAACTCATTGTAGGGAAGGATGATGAACTTCTCGGGACCGAAACCAAAACTATACCAAGAGCTGATGTTGCAGAGGTCTGTGTTCAGGCACTAAATTACGAGGAGACTAAATTCAAGGCATTTGACTTGGCATCAAAACCTGAGGGTGCAGGCGAACCAACAAAGGACTTCAAGGCTTTGTTTTCCCAGATCACATCTCGATTTTGA
- the LOC123924626 gene encoding uncharacterized protein LOC123924626 — protein MAYEDRFGQQSQRSKYDCLLFDLDDTLYPLRAGLAKSVLQNIKDYMVEKLGIDSSKIDDLSNLLYKNYGTTMSGLRAIGYDFDYDEYHSFVHGRLPYENLKPDPILRNLLLSLPYRKLIFTNADKVHAVKALSRLGLEDCFEGIICFETLNPIHKSTVSDDEDDIEFVGSTSTSNNNANNSQIFDIIDHFAKPNPNVLVLPKTPIICKPSEFAIELALKIANINPQRTLFFEDSVRNIQAGKRVGLDTVLVGTSQRVKGADYALESIHNLREAVPELWENDIKSEVAYPGKLTSVTA, from the exons ATGGCGTACGAGGATCGATTCGGACAACAGTCTCAGAGATCAAAATATGATTGCCTTCTTTTTG ATTTAGATGATACTTTGTATCCTCTTAGAGCTGGCCTTGCAAAATCTGTTCTCCAAAACATTAAAG ATTACATGGTTGAGAAGCTTGGAATAGATTCAAGCAAAATTGATGACTTGTCAAACCTCCTTTACAAGAACTATGGAACAACTATGTCTGGTCTAAGg GCAATTGGTTATGACTTTGACTATGATGAATATCACAG ttTTGTTCATGGAAGATTACCTTATGAGAACTTGAAACCAGATCCAATTTTGAGGAACTTGTTGCTGAGCCTTCCCTATAGGAAACTT ATCTTCACAAATGCAGACAAAGTCCATGCTGTTAAGGCACTAAGCAGACTTGGATTAGAAGATTGTTTTGAAGGAATTATATGCTTTGAGACCCTTAATCCAATCCATAAGAGTACTGTctcagatgatgaagatgacaTTGAATTTGTAGGTTCAACAAGCACTAGCAATAATAATGCAAACAACTCACAAATCTTTGACATCATAGATCATTTTGCTAAGCCAAATCCAAATGTATTAGTCTTACCAAAGACACCAATTATCTGCAAACCATCAGAATTTGCCATTGAATTGGCTCTCAAGATTGCCAACATTAACCCTCAAAGAACT TTGTTCTTTGAGGACAGTGTCAGAAACATACAAGCTGGAAAACGTGTGGGACTTGACACAGTGTTG GTTGGTACATCACAAAGAGTTAAAGGTGCAGATTATGCATTGGAAAGTATTCACAATCTAAGGGAAGCAGTGCCTGAATTATGggaaaatgacataaaatcaGAAGTGGCTTACCCTGGAAAGTTAACATCAGTCACAGCTTGA
- the LOC123924347 gene encoding UPF0161 protein At3g09310, protein MASVVVVKSIPVPATPPTQITFLQFQPNSNSRTRRRNSNFTCLKFNTPSKSSFLRTSSSSSDQQDSNNSQTTLQEYGDVDYNIGVKAALSILRFYKREISPILPRSCRYVPTCSEYSMEAYKRYGFFKGTTLTAYRLCRCNPLGGSGYDPPRWFGEIRPPPEEEQLDDDNS, encoded by the exons ATGGCCAGTGTTGTTGTTGTGAAGTCCATTCCAGTTCCAGCTACTCCTCCAACCCAAATCACCTTCCTCCAATTCCAACCTAATAGTAATAgtagaacaagaagaagaaactcCAATTTCACTTGTCTCAAATTCAACACTCCTTCCAAATCCTCTTTCCTTCgcacatcttcatcatcatcagaccaaCAAGATTCTAACAACTCTCAAACAACACTGCAAGAATATGGTGATGTTGACTACAATATAGGAGTTAAAGCTGCTCTTTCCATCTTGAGATTCTACAAAA GGGAAATTTCTCCAATCTTGCCTAGGAGCTGTCGTTACGTTCCAACTTGCAGTGAGTATTCCATGGAGGCTTATAAGAGATATGGTTTTTTCAAGGGTACAACTTTGACTGCGTACCGTCTCTGTCGTTGCAATCCTCTTGGTGGGTCTGGATATGATCCCCCAAGATGGTTTGGTGAGATTAGACCACCACCAGAGGAAGAACAACTTGACGACGACAATTCATAA
- the LOC123924348 gene encoding uncharacterized protein LOC123924348 has product MEYADLFKQKPKYDCLLFDLDDTLYPLSSGLATAILQNLKDYMVEKLGIEPTKTDDLCNLLYKNYGTTLAGLRAIGYDFDYDEYHSFVHGRLPYDNLKPDPVLRNMLLSLPYRKLIFTNADKVHALKALRILGLEDCFEGIICFETLNPIHKNSVSDDEDDIYFIGSTSTTKPTTSNSTSSSQIFDIINHFAQLNPSGILPKTPVVCKPSENAIQLALNIANINPQRTLFFEDSVRNIQAGKRLGLHTVLIGKSQRVEGADYALESIHNLTEAVPDLWESDIKSEGVYTGNLAVETTVTA; this is encoded by the exons ATGGAGTACGCTGACCTCttcaaacaaaaaccaaaatatgaTTGCCTTCTTTTTG ATTTAGATGATACTTTGTATCCACTTAGTTCTGGTCTTGCAACAGCAATTCTACAAAATCTTAAAG ACTACATGGTCGAAAAGCTTGGCATAGAACCAACGAAGACCGATGACTTATGCAACCTTCTATACAAGAACTATGGAACAACTTTAGCAGGGTTAAGG GCAATTGGATATGACTTTGACTATGATGAATATCACAGTTTTGTTCATGGAAGATTACCTTATGATAACTTGAAACCAGATCCAGTTCTAAGGAACATGTTGTTGAGTCTGCCCTATAGGAAACTT ATCTTCACAAATGCAGACAAAGTTCATGCTCTTAAGGCACTGAGGATACTTGGATTAGAAGATTGCTTTGAAGGGATTATATGCTTTGAGACCCTTAATCCAATCCACAAGAACAGTGTttctgatgatgaagatgaCATTTACTTTATAGGTTCAACAAGCACTACTAAACCAACCACTAGTAATAGTACAAGCAGCTCTCAAATTTTTGACATCATAAACCATTTTGCTCAGCTCAATCCCAGTGGAATCCTGCCAAAGACACCAGTTGTTTGCAAACCATCAGAAAATGCCATTCAATTAGCTCTCAACATAGCCAACATTAACCCACAAAGAACT TTGTTCTTTGAGGACAGTGTCCGCAACATACAAGCTGGAAAACGGTTGGGACTCCACACTGTTCTG ATTGGTAAATCACAAAGAGTTGAAGGAGCAGATTATGCATTGGAAAGCATCCATAACCTTACTGAGGCAGTGCCTGATCTATGGGAGTCTGACATAAAATCAGAAGGCGTATACACTGGGAACCTTGCTGTGGAGACAACTGTAACTGCTTAA
- the LOC123924674 gene encoding RHOMBOID-like protein 1 has translation MAPPGEPPPPPLQIQTRTNNNNNMDHSVSLPIQNQQHYNNGFVREVKHYKKWFPWLIPFFVVANVVVFVITMYVNNCPRNSVSCIARFLHRFSFQPFKENPLLGPSSLTLQKMGALDVNRVVRRHQGWRLITCMWLHGGVFHLLANMLGILFIGIRLEQEFGFVLIGLLFVISGFGGSLLSALFIQSNISVGASGALFGLLGGMLSELITNWSMYDNKIAALLTLVIIIGVNLAIGILPHVDNFAHIGGFLTGFLLGFVFLIRPQFGWINQRYARVEYSPTRAKPKFKKYQCILWVLSLIILIVVLSVGLAALLRGVDANNHCSWCHYLSCVPTSKWSCHTEPAYCLSNQLGNQLNVTCSSNGKSTTYLMQDPSSSQIQQLCTQLCN, from the exons ATGGCACCTCCAGgagaaccaccaccaccaccattacAGATCCAAACCagaaccaacaacaacaacaatatggATCACTCAGTTTCACTACCAATTCAAAATCAACAACACTACAATAATGGTTTTGTTAGAGAAGtgaaacattataaaaaatggTTTCCTTGGTTAATACCATTCTTTGTTGTTGctaatgttgttgtttttgttatcACTATGTATGTTAACAATTGTCCTCGTAATTCTGTTTCTTGTATTGCTCGCTTTCTTCATCGCTTCTCTTTTCAGCCTTTCAAAGAAAATCCTCTTCTCGGTCCTTCTTCATTGAC GCTACAGAAGATGGGGGCTCTTGATGTGAACAGAGTGGTTCGCAGGCACCAGGGTTGGCGCCTCATCACTTGTATGTGGCTACATGGTGGAGTTTTCCATCTATTAGCAAATATGTTGGGTATTCTATTCATTGGAATTCGACTCGAGCAAGAATTTGGGTTTG TGCTTATTGGACTGCTTTTTGTCATATCTGGATTTGGAGGCAGTTTGCTTTCTGCTCTTTTCATTCAGTCAAACATTTCCGTCGGTGCTTCTGGTGCGCTCTTTGGGTTGTTAGGAGGAATGCTATCAGAGCTTATCACTAATTGGTCTATGTATGACAACAAG ATTGCAGCACTTCTCACACTTGTGATCATCATTGGTGTCAATCTCGCAATCGGGATTCTTCCACATGTGGACAACTTTGCTCATATAGGAGGCTTCCTTACAGGATTTCTTCTCGGATTTGTGTTTTTGATACGTCCTCAGTTTGGATGGATAAACCAACGATATGCTCGTGTAGAGTATTCTCCAACACGTGCTAAGCCTAAATTCAAGAAATATCAGTGCATATTATGGGTCCTCTCCTTGATCATTCTAATTGTTGT GCTTTCTGTTGGACTTGCTGCACTGCTCCGGGGTGTTGATGCAAATAATCACTGCTCCTGGTGCCATTATCTGTCTTGTGTTCCAACTTCAAAATGGAGCTGCCATACAGAGCCAGCATATTGTCTG TCAAACCAGCTTGGCAATCAGCTGAATGTAACATGCTCAAGTAATGGTAAATCCACTACATACTTGATGCAAGATCCTTCTAGTTCACAGATCCAGCAATTGTGTACTCAGCTTTGTAATTGA